A window from Streptomyces sp. NBC_00299 encodes these proteins:
- a CDS encoding MFS transporter — translation MLRLAAASLAGTAIEFYDFFVYGTAAALVLGPLFFPTFSPVAGTLAAFATFGVGFVARPLGSVLFGHIGDRHGRRPVLVASLLLTGASTVAVGCVPTYDTIGVAAPLLLLLLRFLQGLGLGGEWGGAVLLTVEHAPAGRRGLWSSFPQVGPALGFLLANGVVLGLSATLSDAQFASWGWRVPFWAAGVLALVGLWLRSSLTESPRFLEIDEPARVPLAEVVRDHWRRVLLTAGALSVGYAIFYTVTTWSLAYATERLGVGRGVMLVCIMGAVVVKGSLTPVVAILGDRYGRRPLCLIGCAASALWMFPLVALLATGEPLLMFLGFLGAMLAFITMFAVIAAYLPELYEPRVRCTGAAVGYNLGGVLGGALTPIVATALVEQGGRVPWGVGAYLTGVALLSLGCFALLPETRPVAAVAPEPATG, via the coding sequence ATGCTGCGGCTCGCCGCCGCGTCCCTGGCCGGCACGGCCATCGAGTTCTACGACTTCTTCGTCTACGGGACCGCGGCGGCTCTGGTTCTGGGGCCGCTGTTCTTCCCGACGTTCTCGCCGGTGGCGGGGACCCTGGCCGCCTTCGCGACGTTCGGCGTGGGCTTCGTGGCGCGGCCACTGGGGTCGGTGCTGTTCGGGCACATCGGGGACCGGCACGGACGCCGGCCGGTCCTCGTCGCCTCACTGCTGCTGACCGGCGCCTCCACGGTCGCGGTCGGCTGCGTGCCGACGTACGACACCATCGGTGTGGCCGCTCCCCTGCTGCTGCTCCTTCTGCGCTTTCTGCAGGGGCTCGGGCTCGGCGGCGAGTGGGGCGGGGCCGTCCTGCTGACGGTGGAGCACGCGCCCGCCGGGCGGCGCGGTCTGTGGTCGAGCTTCCCGCAGGTCGGGCCCGCGCTGGGCTTCCTGCTCGCCAACGGTGTGGTGCTGGGGCTTTCGGCGACGCTGTCCGACGCGCAGTTCGCCTCGTGGGGATGGCGGGTGCCGTTCTGGGCCGCGGGAGTGCTCGCTCTGGTGGGGCTGTGGCTGCGGTCGTCGCTCACCGAGAGCCCTCGGTTCCTCGAAATCGACGAGCCCGCGCGCGTGCCGCTCGCCGAGGTCGTCCGCGACCACTGGCGGCGCGTTCTGCTGACGGCCGGGGCCCTGTCGGTCGGGTACGCGATCTTCTACACCGTGACGACCTGGTCCCTCGCCTACGCCACCGAGCGGCTCGGCGTGGGCCGCGGCGTCATGCTGGTCTGCATCATGGGCGCGGTGGTGGTGAAGGGCTCGCTGACACCCGTGGTCGCGATTCTCGGCGACCGGTACGGCCGGCGGCCCCTTTGCCTGATCGGGTGCGCCGCCTCCGCCCTGTGGATGTTCCCGTTGGTGGCGCTTCTCGCCACGGGCGAGCCGCTGCTGATGTTCCTCGGCTTCCTCGGGGCGATGCTCGCGTTCATCACGATGTTCGCGGTCATCGCCGCGTATCTGCCGGAGTTGTACGAGCCCCGGGTGCGCTGCACGGGCGCCGCGGTGGGCTACAACCTCGGCGGCGTCCTCGGGGGCGCGCTCACGCCGATCGTGGCGACGGCGCTCGTCGAGCAGGGCGGTCGGGTGCCCTGGGGCGTGGGGGCGTATCTGACGGGGGTCGCGCTGCTCAGCCTGGGGTGCTTCGCGCTGCTGCCCGAGACGCGTCCGGTGGCTGCCGTGGCGCCGGAGCCCGCCACGGGGTGA
- a CDS encoding S66 family peptidase gives MTTISYPPKPSPGDRVAVISPGAGLPGLFPLPYELGLERLRKEYGLEPVEYPATRKMGSTPQERADDIHAAFADPDIKAVIASIGGDDQITVLPLLDRELIRANPKPFFGMSDNTNLLMFLRNTGIVGYHGVSVMCELGRPGAMHPQTADSLRAALFTSGEYELGPAERWNDINGDWADPTTFDAEPETRPGGGWTWVNADQVVEGRTWGGCLEIVGWLLMADREIARDLSEYDGGVLLLETSEEMPSANEVFWTLRNMGERGLLQRFSALLMGRARTWSFEHPNGPEEAARYAAEQREAVLRAMRMYAPNTPIVFDVDLGHTDPQLVIPYGGTVRVDGPARRITVTY, from the coding sequence ATGACCACGATCTCGTACCCCCCCAAGCCCTCCCCCGGCGACCGCGTCGCCGTCATCTCCCCCGGCGCGGGCCTGCCCGGGCTCTTCCCGCTCCCTTACGAGCTGGGCCTGGAGCGGCTGCGCAAGGAGTACGGGCTCGAACCCGTCGAGTACCCGGCGACCCGCAAGATGGGCTCCACGCCTCAGGAGCGGGCCGACGACATCCACGCCGCCTTCGCCGACCCGGACATCAAGGCGGTGATCGCGTCCATCGGCGGCGACGACCAGATCACCGTGCTGCCGTTGCTGGACCGGGAGTTGATCCGGGCGAACCCCAAGCCGTTCTTCGGAATGAGCGACAACACGAACCTGCTCATGTTCCTGCGCAACACCGGAATCGTCGGCTATCACGGCGTGAGCGTGATGTGCGAGCTGGGCCGTCCCGGCGCCATGCACCCGCAGACCGCCGACTCCCTGCGGGCCGCTCTGTTCACGTCGGGCGAGTACGAACTCGGGCCCGCCGAGCGCTGGAACGACATCAATGGCGACTGGGCCGACCCGACGACCTTCGATGCGGAGCCGGAGACGCGGCCGGGAGGCGGGTGGACCTGGGTGAACGCCGACCAGGTGGTGGAAGGCCGCACCTGGGGCGGCTGCCTGGAGATCGTCGGCTGGCTGCTGATGGCCGACCGGGAGATCGCGCGTGACCTCTCGGAGTACGACGGCGGAGTGCTGTTGCTGGAGACGTCGGAGGAGATGCCGAGCGCCAACGAGGTCTTCTGGACCCTGCGCAACATGGGCGAGCGCGGGCTGCTCCAGCGCTTCTCCGCGCTGCTGATGGGCCGTGCGAGGACCTGGTCCTTCGAACATCCCAACGGCCCGGAGGAAGCCGCTCGTTACGCCGCTGAGCAGCGCGAAGCCGTGCTGCGGGCCATGCGCATGTATGCCCCCAACACCCCGATCGTCTTCGACGTTGACCTCGGCCACACCGACCCGCAACTCGTCATCCCTTACGGCGGCACCGTGCGTGTCGACGGCCCCGCCCGGCGCATCACCGTCACGTACTGA
- the aroQ gene encoding type II 3-dehydroquinate dehydratase, whose protein sequence is MPRTLANAPIMILNGPNLNLLGQRQPEIYGSETLADVEALCAKAAAAHGGTIDFRQSNHEGELVDWIHEARLNHCGIVINPGAYSHTSVAILDALNTCDGIPVLEVHISNIHKREPFRHHSYVSLRADGVIAGCGVQGYVFGVERVAALAGAGQADT, encoded by the coding sequence GTGCCCCGCACCCTGGCCAACGCCCCGATCATGATCCTCAACGGCCCCAACCTGAACCTGCTCGGCCAGCGCCAGCCGGAGATCTACGGCTCCGAGACCCTGGCCGATGTCGAGGCGCTGTGCGCCAAGGCGGCTGCCGCGCACGGCGGCACGATCGACTTCCGGCAGTCCAACCACGAGGGGGAGTTGGTCGACTGGATCCACGAGGCACGGCTGAATCACTGCGGGATCGTGATCAACCCCGGTGCCTACTCGCACACCTCCGTGGCGATCCTGGATGCGCTCAACACCTGTGACGGCATTCCAGTGTTGGAGGTCCACATCTCCAACATCCACAAGCGCGAGCCGTTCCGGCACCACTCGTATGTCTCGCTGCGCGCAGACGGGGTCATCGCGGGGTGCGGTGTGCAGGGGTACGTCTTCGGGGTGGAGCGGGTCGCGGCACTGGCCGGGGCGGGGCAGGCGGACACGTGA